The following proteins are co-located in the Triticum aestivum cultivar Chinese Spring chromosome 1A, IWGSC CS RefSeq v2.1, whole genome shotgun sequence genome:
- the LOC123054313 gene encoding protein FAR1-RELATED SEQUENCE 5 has product MCNREGFKAKDSKETNDPLRKRRKQTDTRCGCDAHIFVRLCGENTYKIDSLIEHHVHGLVSPNKRHLIRSNRRVSERAKNTLYTCHKASIGTSQAYRLLQVSEGGIPNAGCTKRDLQNYYRGLRYKIRDADAQMFVAQLARKQEVNSAFFYDFEVNDEGELVRVFWADATSRKNYSHFGDVISFDSTYTTNKYNMIFAPFTGVNHHLQSVFFGAAFLSNEKDESYIWLFQTFLTAMGGAAPRLIITDEATSIKNGIDKVLPTTVHRLCMWHIMEKVPEKVGPSIREDSDFWTRLNSCVWGSETSTEFESQWNSIITDFGLEENEWLAKRFSIRDTWIPAYFMDISLAGILRTTSRSESANSFFNRFIHRRLAFVEFWLRFDTTLECQREEELMAHNRSIHTTPQLFTPWTMEKQGSEVFTYEVFEKLQLQIIAARDHCFVQSITQGVGVKNVTLRGRSGKVREVCYDTTSMTANCSCKLFESVGFPCRHIIQVLRIENQNELPSHYIMKRWQKRCKRENVYDEQGNLLEEKPTDALDAATRKKISTVRNKMEELIQKAKHSDEGMDFLTSSVLNIEAPLDQMVPAATQSTRQEEYEAFIGCNIPTEVHIHPPMDVRTVGRCKRIKQGKEIKEGDRKNKDKEGKVKVARLCKTCKQMVFHDSRNCPSKKGKGSVIVQDMQPNSAS; this is encoded by the exons ATGTGTAATAGGGAAGGATTCAAGGCAAAAGATAGTAAAGAGACTAATGACCCCTTGAGGAAAAGGCGTAAGCAGACAGATACGCGATGCGGTTGTGATGCCCATATCTTTGTTAGACTTTGTGGGGAGAACACCTACAAGATAGACTCACTGATTGAGCACCATGTTCATGGCCTTGTATCGCCTAATAAGCGTCATTTGATCAGATCAAATCGTAGAGTTAGTGAGAGGGCAAAAAATACTTTATACACATGTCATAAGGCAAGTATTGGAACGTCGCAGGCATACAGGCTCCTGCAAGTTAGTGAGGGTGGAATTCCGAATGCTGGGTGCACAAAGAGGGACTTGCAGAATTACTACCGCGGACTCAGGTATAAAATCAGAGATGCAGATGCTCAAATGTTTGTGGCCCAATTAGCTAGAAAGCAGGAAGTGAATTCAGCATTTTTCTATGATTTTGAGGTGAATGATGAGGGGGAGTTGGTGCGTGTGTTCTGGGCGGATGCCACCAGTAGGAAGAACTATAGTCACTTTGGTGATGTGATATCCTTCGATTCTACATACACCACTAATAAGTATAACATGATATTTGCACCATTTACAGGGGTTAATCATCACTTACAAAGTGTCTTTTTTGGTGCTGCATTCTTATCAAATGAGAAGGATGAGTCATACATTTGGTTATTTCAGACCTTCCTAACAGCAATGGGAGGGGCAGCACCTAGACTCATCATAACCGATGAAGCCACTAGCATCAAGAATGGTATTGATAAAGTTCTTCCAACAACTGTGCATAGGTTGTGCATGTGGCATATAATGGAAAAGGTTCCTGAAAAGGTTGGACCTTCGATTAGAGAAGATTCTGATTTTTGGACAAGATTGAACTCGTGTGTTTGGGGTTCGGAAACTTCAACTGAGTTTGAGTCACAATGGAATTCCATCATTACTGATTTTGGGTTGGAGGAAAATGAGTGGTTGGCCAAGAGGTTTAGCATTCGAGACACATGGATACCAGCGTACTTTATGGATATATCTCTAGCAGGCATTCTTCGAACCACTTCAAGATCAGAAAGTGCAAATTCTTTTTTTAACCGCTTCATTCATCGAAGGCTCGCTTTTGTTGAGTTTTGGCTGAGGTTTGACACAACTTTAGAATGCCAACGTGAGGAAGAATTAATGGCACACAACAGAAGCATACATACCACCCCTCAACTATTTACACCATGGACAATGGAGAAACAAGGTAGTGAGGTATTCACATATGAGGTGTTCGAGAAACTTCAGCTACAGATTATTGCTGCTAGAGACCATTGTTTTGTTCAGAGTATTACACAAGGTGTGGGGGTAAAAAATGTGACCCTGAGAGGTCGGTCTGGTAAAGTTAGGGAGGTTTGCTATGACACTACAAGCATGACAGCAAACTGTTCGTGCAAGTTGTTTGAGTCAGTCGGTTTTCCATGTCGCCATATTATCCAAGTGTTGAGGATTGAAAACCAAAATGAGCTTCCCAGCCACTACATTATGAAAAGATGGCAGAAGAGGTGCAAAAG GGAGAATGTTTATGATGAACAGGGAAACCTACTAGAAGAAAAACCCACGGATGCACTGGATGCGGCCACGAGAAAGAAGATTTCAACTGTACGCAATAAGATGGAAGAACTTATTCAAAAGGCGAAGCATTCAGATGAAGGCATGGACTTCTTAACATCAAGTGTTTTGAACATTGAGGCGCCTTTGGACCAAATGGTCCCTGCAGCTACCCAAAGCACTAGGCAAGAGGAATATGAGGCTTTTATTGGTTGCAATATTCCAACCGAAGTTCATATACATCCGCCAATGGATGTTCGTACCGTGGgaagatgcaaaagaataaagcaAGGAAAGGAGATTAAGGAGGGGGATCGGAAAAATAAGGACAAAGAAGGGAAGGTAAAGGTCGCACGCTTGTGCAAGACGTGCAAGCAAATGGTGTTTCATGATAGTCGTAATTGTCCAAGCAAAAAAGGGAAAGGGAGTGTGATTGTGCAAGATATGCAGCCAAATAGTGCTTCCTGA